From Pseudomonas hormoni:
ATCATTATTGTTGAGTGCCGATCTCGGTCGGCCCTTAAAGGCGCTACTGCCAGAATGCCGGAGCACTGGCGCAAGCGGCTTTGATCAGGTGTACCGCCTGGTCGATATCCTGCTCGGTGGTAAACCGGCCCAGGCTCAATCGAATGGTGCGACTCGCCGAACGGGCGTCATGCCCCAGGGCAAGCAGCACGTGGGACGGCGCATTGCTGGCGGAGTTGCAGGCCGAGGTCGCGGAAAAGGCGATCGAGGTGCTCAATGCCGCCGAGTTGAACTCGCCTTCGTTGAAGGTCAGGCTCAGGGTATGGGGAATGCGCTGGGTGGCGCTGCCGTTGAGGCGAACGCCGGGAATGCTCAGCAGCGGCTCGAGCAAGCGTTCACGCAGGCGCGCGATCGTGGCTTTCTCTTCATCGAAGAGTTGCGCCGCCAACGCGAAGGCCACGCCCATGGCCGCGATCTGATGAGTCGCCAACGTACCGGAACGCAAACCGCCTTCGTGGCCACCGCCGTGAATCTGCGCCTGCAAACGCTGCTGCGCGCGAGGCCCGACATACAACGCGCCGATGCCTTTGGGGCCGTAGATCTTGTGCGCCGAAAACGACATCAGGTCCACCGGCAACCGCGTCAGGTCAATCGCCACTTTCCCTGCGCCCTGAGCGGCGTCGACATGGAACAACGCATCGCGGGCACGCACCACTTCGCCGATGGCCGCGATGTCATTGAGCGTACCCAGTTCGTTGTTGACCAGCATCAGCGACACCAGAAAGGTGTCCTCGCGCATCGCCTCGCTGACGGCTTGCGCGGTGATCAGACCTTCCTCGTCCGGCACCAGATACGTCACCGCAACACCCGCGTCCTGCAATTGCTTCGCCGTGTCGAGAATCGCCTTGTGTTCGATCTGGCTGGTGATGACATGGCCACCGGATATGCCCCGGGCCTGGGCCACGCCCTTGAGGGCGAGGTTGTTTGATTCGGTGGCGCCGGAGGTCCAGACGATCTGGTCTGCTTGCGCGCCGACCAGTTCGGCGACCTGCTTGCGCGCCTGCTCGACCGTTTGTCGGGCCTGCTGGCCGAACGCATGGGAACTGGACGCCGGGTTGCCGAAGTTGCCGGAGAAACCCAGACACTCGACCATGACATGGATGACTCGCTCATCCACCGGCGTGGTGGCGGCGTAATCAAAATACAACGGACGTTTATTCATAAAAGACTCGCAGAGCTTGTTCCGGGATCAGGTGCTGGGAACCAGTCAACCAGCAATACCTGATCGGATGCGTAATAGAAGTACGACTTCATTGAAAAGTGCGTAGGAACGCTCCTGAAGTCGAGCTTAACAGGCATCGGGCAACCGGATGAAGCAATGCGTCAGCTAAAGCTTTCAAGCAACAACGGATACAGCGAAACCACCAGCAGCGCGGCCATGCCCCAATTGAACAGGCGCAACCAGCGACGGTCCTTGAGCACGTTGCGCAACAGCGTGCCGCACGCCGCCCAGACACCGACGCTCGGCAGGTTGATCAGGGCGAAGACTGCCGCAATCACGACCACATTGGTGAAATAGCCCTGCATTGGCGTGTAAGTGCTGATCGCACCGATGGCCATGATCCAGGCCTTGGGATTGACCCACTGGAACGCCGCCGCACCGAGGTAGCTGATGGGTTTGCTCTCCCCCTGCTCACCCTCGGAAACCGGTCCGGAATGCGCGATTTTCCACGCCAGGTACAGCAAATACGCCGCACCGACGTAACGCAGCACGGTGTAGAGCAACGGATAGGTTTGAAACACAGCGCCCAAGCCGAAACCAACTGCCACGACGAGCACAAAGAAGCCGCAGGTAATGCCAAGCATATGGGGGATGGTGCGGTTAAAGCCGAAGTTCACGCCCGATGCCAGCAACATAGTGTTGTTCGGGCCGGGAGTGATCGAGGTGACGAGGGCAAACAGGGCGAAGCCCAGCAGCAGATCGAGCGAGAGCGTCATGGGTGGCAGTCCATCAGGGTCAGTCAGGTATTGACCCTATCGCACACCCCGGGGGAAACCCATGGACAGTTGGGTGAAACTTCGAGCAGTACAGTCGCTCAGCTTGGACGGCCGTGAAGCTGGACAGCACGCTCGGCGTTCATCTCGCCTTGTTTGTCGAAACTGAAGGATTTCTGCGGTTCGCCGAGCAATTCGGCTTTTTTCGAGTGGTATTCGTCGAAGGACAAACCGCGACGATTCAACGCCTCCAGCGCCAGCTCCTTGCTTTCTTCAGCGGTGTAGGGCCGCAGTTCCGGGGAAACATGGCTGGCACATCCGGCGAGTACGGAGACCGCGAGCAGCAAGAAAGTGGCGAATAGAGGTTTCATGGTGTGACGTCCTGGCATCTGGGTTCGGGGCAATGAACACAGGCTACCCGCGCCTTTCGATGGGCAGAAATCAACGCTCTCGATAGTGGGTATTGAGGTCATGCGTAGCACTGGATCAGCGGGGGCGCCGCAGCGTAATCCCAATCCCGACAGTCCCCCGATCCGTAGGAGCGAGGCTTGCCCGCGAAGGCGTCCGCGAGATCGCCTTCGCCGGCAAGCCTGGCTCCTACAGGATCGCGCATATCTCCGAATGATCTATAAATATCAACCAATGGTCTTTTGAGGAATAACAAAGAGCCTTTATAACAACCCCATCGCCTTTCACAACTGTTGCCCACGCAACTGTTCGCCAGGCAACAGTCATTCAACAAACAGTCCTTCAAATCGCACAGCGCGCTTTCATCAATACGCTGCAGGCCACGGAATACGTGGGCTCGATGGATTGGTACAGCTCTTGCTCAAGCCCTGTGACTACTCACTGCTCGCTGAGCAACTGTTTAAAAAGGAACTGATCATGTCGCGTCCATTGAAAGTCGTTGCCCTGTCCGGCGGTACCTGGCGGCCGTCCCGCACCTTAGTGCTGACTCAGGCCCTGTTGGCCGAACTGGCCGGGCAATTGCCGATCGAGAGCAAGCTGATCGAACTGGGCGACATTGCCCGTCCACTGGGCGCCGCACTCTCGCGCCAGGAACTGAGCGCAGACATCGAAGCCGAGCTGCAAGCCATCGAGAATGCCGACCTGCTGATCGTCGCCGCGCCGGTCTATCGCGGTTCCTACCCGGGCCTGCTCAAACACCTTTTTGATCTGATCGATCTGAACGCGCTGATCGATACGCCAGTGCTGCTTGCCGCCACCGGTGGCAGCGAACGGCATGCGCTGGTCCTCGATCATCAACTGCGGCCGCTGTTCAGTTTCTTCCAGGCGCTGACCCTGCCGATCGGCGTCTACGCCACCGAAGCCGATTTCGCCAATTACCAAATAACCAGTGAGCCCTTGAAGGCCCGCATTCGTCTTGCTGCAGAACGCGCCGCGCCGTTGTTCGGCGTGCACCCCAAAAATCTGCTGAAAATCGCTTAAGGATCTCTTCATGGATGTTTTCTGGTTTCTGCCGACCCACGGCGACGGCCATTACCTGGGCACTACGCAGGGCGCCCGCCCGGTGACCCTCAATTATCTGAAGCAAGTGGCACAGGCCGCCGACAGCCTCGGCTACCACGGCGTGCTGATTCCCACCGGGCGTTCCTGCGAGGATTCGTGGGTGATCGCTTCGGCGCTGGTGCCGTTGACCGAACGCCTGCGCTATCTGGTGGCGATTCGTCCGGGGATCATTTCGCCAACCGTCTCGGCACGCATGGCGGCCACGCTGGATCGACTGTCCAACGGCCGTTTGCTGATCAACGTGGTGACCGGCGGCGACCCGGACGAAAACCGTGGCGACGGCATCTTCCTCGATCACAGCGAACGCTACGAAGTCACCGACGAATTCCTGAAGATCTGGCGCCGGGTGCTGCAAGGCGAAGCGGTGGATTTCGAAGGCAAACATTTGCAGGTGCAAAACGCCAAAGCCCTTTATCCGCCGGTGCAGAAACCCTATCCGCCGTTGTACTTCGGTGGTTCGTCCGAAGCCGCCCATGAACTGGCCGCCGAGCAGGTCGATGTGTACCTGACCTGGGGTGAACCGCCGGCCGCCGTGGCCGAAAAACTCGCCGATGTGCGCGAGCGCGCGGCACGCAACGGGCGCACGGTGAAGTTCGGGATTCGCCTGCATGTGATCGTTCGTGAGACGGCCGAGGAAGCCTGGAAAGCCGCTGACAAACTGATCGAACACATCAGCGACGAGACCATCGCCGCCGCGCAGAAGTCGTTCTCGCGTTTCGATTCCGAAGGCCAGCGGCGCATGGCTGCGTTGCATGACGGCCGTCGCGACAACCTGGAAATTGCCCCCAACCTCTGGGCCGGTGTCGGCCTGGTGCGCGGCGGTGCCGGGACGGCGCTGGTGGGTGATCCGCTGCAAGTGGCGGCGCGCATCAAGGAATATGCGGACTTGGGGATCGAGAGTTTCATCTTCTCCGGCTACCCGCACCTTGAAGAGGCGTATCGCTTTGCCGAGCTGGTGTTCCCATTGTTGCCTGAACCGTATGCCAGCCTGGCCGGACGCGGTGTCACCAACCTCACCGGGCCGTTTGGCGAAATGATCGCCAATGACGTGCTGCCCGCCAAAGCCACGGCCTAGAAAACGCGTCTCCAGGGGATTTGGAAATATTGTGGCGAGGGAGCTTGCTCCCGCTGGACTGCGGAGCAGTCCCATAACAGGCCAGCGCGGTTTCTCTGGAAGACCGCATCAGCCGGTTGACGACTGCTGCGCAGCCGAGCGGGAGCAAGCTCCCTCGCCACAAAGGCCCGCCCCCAAGAGGTTTGTGTCGATCCTATGAGGAACCCCGCGTGACTGCCAAGCCGCAAAGCGCCCTGATATCTCCCTTGCAGACCGCCCGCCGACTGGCCGCCGAGTTTGCGTTGACCGCTGTCGAGCGTGACGAGCGCGGTGGTACGCCGAAAGCCGAGCGTGACGCGTTGCGCCATAGCGGCCTGCTCGCCTTGAGCATTCCGGTCCAGTATGGCGGCCTCGGCGCCAGTTGGAGTGACACCCTGACCATCGTGCGCGAGTTCGCCAAGGTCGACAGCTCGATTGCCCACGTCTTCGGTTTTCATCACTTGATGCTCGCCACCGTGCGCCTGTTCGCCCGGCCCGAGCAATGGCAGCCGTGGTTCGAACAAACGGCACGCAAGAACTGGTTCTGGGGCAATGCCCTCAACCCGCTGGACACCCGCACCGTGGTGAAGAAGCTCAGTGGCTGGCGCGAGTTTTCCGGCAAGAAAAGTTTCTGCTCCGGCGCCAGCGATTCGGAAATGCTGATCGCCTCGGCGGTGGACGAAAGTGCCGGCGGCAAGCTGTTGATCGCCGCCATTCCCAGTGGCCGCAGCGGCATCACCCTGCACAACGACTGGAACAACATGGGCCAGCGCCAGACCGACAGTGGCAGCGCCACGTTCGAACGGGTGCGAGTCGAAGAATCAGAACTGCTACTCGATCCGGGACCGTTGAGCACACCGTTCGCCTGTCTGCGACCGTTGATTGCGCAGCTGACGTTCACCCACATGTTCCTCGGCATTGCCGAAGGCGCCTTCGAAGAGGCGCGGCAATACACCCTCACCGAAACCCGGCCGTGGCACAAATCCAGCGCTCAGGATGTGCGCCAGGACCCGTACGTGCTCGGCCATTACGGCGAATTCTGGGTGGCGCTTGAAGGCGTTCGCTTGCTGGTGGAACGCGCCGCCGACCTGCTCGACAAGGCCTGGGCGAAAGGCCCGAACCTCAGCGCCGAAGAACGCGGACACCTGGCCACGGCCATCGCCACGGCCAAGGTCGCCGCCACCCGCAACGGCCTCGAACTCTGCAGCCGGCTGTTCGAAGTGACCGGCGCGCGCTCGACTCACGCCTCCCTGCGGCTGGACCGCCACTGGCGCAACCTGCGCACGCAAACCCTGCACGACCCGGTGGATTACAAACTCCATGAACTGGGCGATTGGGCACTGAACCAGTCCCTGCCGATTCCGACTTTCTATTCATAGCCTTCTCATGGAGACGCCCCATGCAACTGCTGACCTTACCGCCCTCGCCCGCCCTGGCCACCTCCATCCGCGCCACGGCCCAGGTGTTCGAAGACCCGAAATCCCAGGCCCTGCTCGCCCACATCCAACAAGTCGCGCCCAGCGAAGCCAGCGTGCTGATCATTGGCGAAACCGGCACCGGCAAGGAGTTGGTGGCGCGACATATCCACAACCTCAGCGCCCGGCGTAACCGACCGTTCGTGGCGGTGAACTGCGGTGCGTTCTCCGAATCCCTGGTCGAGGCTGAGTTGTTCGGCCACGAAAAAGGCGCGTTCACCGGGGCCTTGAGCGCCAAGGCCGGCTGGTTCGAAGAGGCCGATGGCGGGACGTTGTTCCTCGATGAAATCGGCGATCTGCCGATGGCGATTCAGGTCAAGCTGCTGCGAGTGTTGCAGGAGCGCGAAGTGGTGCGACTGGGTTCGCGCAAGAGTATTCCGATCAACGTGCGCGTGCTGGCGGCGACCAACGTGCAACTGGAAAAAGCCATCAACGCCGGGCATTTTCGCGAGGACCTGTATTACCGCCTCGACGTGGTCAGCCTGGAACTGAGCCCGTTGCGTGATCGCCCCGACGACATCCTGCCGCTGACCCGACACTTCGTCGAAGCCTATAGCCAGCGCCTGGGTTACGGCACCGTCACCATCAGCAAAGAGGCCGAGCTGAAACTGCGCAGCTACAGTTGGCCGGGCAACATCCGCGAACTGGAAAATGTCATTCACCACACCCTGCTGATCTGCCGTAACGGCGTGATCGAACGCGATGACCTGCGCCTGTCGAACATGCGCATCGAACGTCAGGACGATCACCACGCGGGCGTCGACGACTCACCGGAAGCCTTGCTTGACCGGGCGTTTCAGAAGCTGTTCGAGGAACAGGCCGGCGCGCTGCACGAGAAGGTCGAAGACGCCCTGTTGCGCGCGGCCTACCGCTTCAGTCATTACAACCAGGTGCACACGGCAGCGCTGCTGGGCTTGAGCCGCAACGTGACGCGCACGCGGCTGATCAAGATCGGCGAACTGGCGGTGAACAAGCGCCGGCCCACGGAAAACGTGCAGGGTGAACGCTTGATGCAATTGTCGATTTAACCCACCAGATTGCAGTGCAACGCGTCGTCGTGGCTACGTTCCAGACTGTGCAGCACCTGGAACGAGCCGAAGATCACGGTTTTCGCCTGATGGGCTCGGATCAGCTGCCAGAAATCCTGCTCGCCGCTTTCGAAACTCCGGAACGCGGCTTCCCCCGCCTCGCGAGATTGCCATTGCAGGTAATTGAGCACCCGCCGGCCGTCGTCGCTGGCCTGAATACTGGCACTCAGAAATCCGCTGTAGCCCTGGGCCAGACGTTCGGTCTGCTGCGATAACGCCGACACCAATGCAGGTTGCTGATGGGGTTCGATCTCGAATTCGATCAACTGGGTGAAGCTGCGATTTTTCTCTGGCGCTTGCATGAAAAGTCCCCACTGACGTGTAAGACGGATCTTGCGATCCGAAGGCCTGCAGGGTAAAACCTCGAGTTAACTAGAGGTCAAGAGGCATTTTTCAAATGATCACCTCGGAAAATCTGCATAAAGAACTCACCGTCGGCCAATTGGCCGCCCGCAGCGGCGTGGCGGTCACGGCGCTGCATTTTTATGAAGCCAGGGGGCTGATCAAAAGCAATCGCAATCAGGGCAACCAGCGGCGCTATCCACGGGAAGTGTTGCGGCGGGTGGCGCTGATCAAGGTGGCGCAGCGCCTGGGGATTCCGTTGGCGGAGATTGGTGAGGCGTTGAAAATTCTGCCGGATAACCGGGCGCCCACGGCGGCGGACTGGAAGGTGTTGTCGGCTCAGTGGAGTCGGGAGCTCGATGAGCGGATCAATCAGCTGACTTTGCTGCGGGACAAGCTCAACGGCTGTATCGGCTGTGGGTGTTTGTCGATGGAGGCGTGTCCGTTGCGTAATTTTGGGGATGTGCTGGGCGAGCAAGGGCCTGGCGCACAGCTGTTGGAGTGATCGTTTCCACCTGTGGCGAGGGAGCTTGCTCCCGCTCGGCTGCGCAGCAGTCGTAAAATCGGCTATCACGGTCCATCTGAAGCACCGCATGCTCCGGTTTTGGGGCTGCTGCGCAGCCCAGCGGGAGCAAGCTCCCTCGCCACAGTTTATGAGTGAACTTAGAACCCCGGTGCAATCTGCCCTTTGTAGCGGGTCAGGATGAACTGTCGAACCTCATCGGAATTCAACGCCTTGGCCAGTTTCTGCAAACCCGGGTCATTGATGTTGTCCGGGCGGGCCACCAAAAACTCGATGTACAGGCTCTTGCCCTTCTCGACGATCAACGCGCTGTTGGTGTCGATCCCCGCTTCCAGCGCGTAGTTGGCGAAGACAAACGCCAGGTCCACCTGGCTCACCGAACGCGCCAGCAATGCGCCTTCCAGTTCACGGATTTTCAGGTGTTTCGGGTTTTCGATGATGTCGCGCTGAGTCGCCAGCGTATTGCTCGGGTCCTTGAGCTTGATCAGCCCAGCCTCGTGCAACAGCACCAGCGCGCGACCGGTGTTCACCGGGTCGTTGGGGATCGACACGGTGGCGCCATCCTTGAGTTCGGAAATGTTTTTGATTTTGGTCGAATAGGCCCCGAACGGTTCGATGTGCACACCGACCACCGGCACCAGGTCGGTGTGGCGGGTCTTGTTGTAGTCATCGAGAAACGGCCGGTACTGGTAATAGTTGGCGTCGAGATTCTTCAGCGCAAGCTGCTGGTTGGGCTGGATGAAGTCGGTGAAGACCTTGATGTCCAGGTCCACGCCTTCCTTGGCCAGGGTTGGTTTGACGAACTCGAGGATCTCCGCGTGCGGCACCGGCGTGGCGCCGACGGTGAGTTTTTCGTTGGCGTGAACGCTCAACGAGACGAGGGCAGCCAGAATGGCCAGGGTCTTTTTCATGTTGTGCTCCTAGGCAGATTGAGTGGCCCTCGTGGGGTGGACGTGGGGCCTGAGTTTTTTTTTGAATCGAATATTTATCGTCGGCTGTAGCGCGCCACCAATCGGTCCCCGGTCATTTGCAGGGCCTGGACCAGAATCAGCAACAGCACCACGGTGACCACCATCACGTCGGTCTGAAAACGCTGGTAGCCGTAGCGGATCGCCAGGTCGCCCAGACCGCCGCCGCCAATCACACCGGCCATTGCCGTGTAATCCACCAGCACAATCGCGGTCACCGTGACCGCCGCCAGCAACCCGCCGCGAGCCTCGGGCAACAAGGTGTGGCGGATGATTTGCCACGTGGTGCCGCCCATGGACTGGGTCGCTTCCACCACCCCGCGATCGACTTCGCGCAAGGCGGTTTCCACCAGCCGCGCGAAGAACGGCGTGCAGCCGACGACCAGCGGCGGAATGGTCCCCGGCACGCCCAGCGAGGTGCCAACCAGCAGCGTGGTCAGGGGAATCAACACGATCAGCAAAATGATGAACGGCAGCGAACGCAGCGTGTTCACGATCACCGACAGCACCCGGTAAACGCCGATCGCTTCGTGCAACTGGCGCTTGCCGGTCAGGAACAGCACCACGCCCAACGGCAATCCCAGCAGCACGGTAAAACCGAGTGCCGCGCCGAGCATGCTCAACGTGTCGAGACAGGCCTGGCCGATATCGGCCCAGTAAATGTTTTTGAACAATTCGGCCATGATCAGGACCAGTCGTGGCGCGGCGGTTTCACGCCATTGAGCAACCAGTTGCCGACCACGTGGTACTTCCAGCGCACCGGGTCATGCAGCGTGTGCACCCGGGCGTTGCGCCAGTGACGGTCGAAGTTGTGCTTCTTCAGGGTCGAGCGGGTGCCGCCGAGTTCGAACAGTTTGTTGCTGGCTTCGATGGTGATTTCGGTGGTCAGCACTTTGGCCTTGGCGACGGCGAGGGACGCTTGGGCGACGTTGTCTTCATCGGGTGCCGGACGCGCCGCATCCAGCGCCCAACCGGCGCGTTCGAGCAAGGCTTCGGCGGCTTCCAGGCGAATCTCCAGACCGCCAACCTGAATGATGGTCAACGGATCTTCGCTGGCCTTTTCCACGCCCGCATCAATCCATGGCCGAGCGGATTGCTGAACGAAGGCAATGGTGTCGCGCAGGGCTGCGCGGGCGATGCCGGCGTCGATGGCGGCGGTGGTCAATTGCGCGAACGGGCCGGCCAGGGTCGGGCTTTCGTACGAACGCCAGGTCGGGAACACGTTGAACGCCGCGACGTGCAGGTCCTCGGCCAGCACGGTTCCGCTGGACGTGGTGCGCTGACCGATGCTGTCCCAGTCGTCGACGATCACCAGCCCTTGGGTGCCGCGTTCGACGAAGGACAACTGGCCCTTCTGCTCTTCATCCAGCGCCAGCACCGCCAGCCAGTGGGCGTAGAGCGAGCCGGTGCAGTAACCCTTGCGGCCGTCGATCACATGGCCGTCGCCATAGCGGCGGATGGTCGCCTGAATGTCCTGCACGTTCTTGCCGCCGGTTTCCGACAGGGCATTGGCAAAGCGATGCCCTTGCAACGCCAAACCAAAGAAGTGCGCCTGCTGCTCGGGCGTGCCTTGCAGGCGGATGTCTTCCAGCAGGCAATAGTGGTTTTGCGGGATCTGCCCGAGGGACGGATCGGCCGCCGAGATGATCGCGATGACCTGCGCCAGCACTGCGTACGACACCTGTGCGCCACCAAATTCCTTCGGCACGCTGATGCCCCACAAACCACTGTTGGAATACAGGTCGACGATCTCGGCAGGCACCTGGCGGCTGCGGTCGCGCTCGGCGTCCTGTTCCAGCAAGACCGCGGCGACGCGCTCGGCCACACGCAAGGCTTCGGCTTCGTCGGCGATCCGATGGGCGGCCGGCGGGTTGATCGGATAAACGGCAGATTCAGGCATACAAGTCTCTCGGTACCAGTGTTTACCAGAGGACATTGCAGCTTCTGTGCCTGACCGCCCGAGCCCGTGTTTTCGGGTAGTTCAGGGGTAATTTCGGGGTTTGAACAGACGCGCTCCGAGCATTCTGTTACTTCACTGTTGATAGCTGAACAGTGGCGTTGCTGCTCGTCGGGCACTCGGTTGTCGGAAAAGGGCTGACCTATAGTTGTTCGACCGGAAATCGGCGAAGGAACACCTTTCACTCAGACAAGAACAGGGAGACCGATCATGAGCGTCAAACCCATTCCAGAGGGTTATCACAGCATCACCCCATATCTGGGCATCCAGAAAGCGGCGGAAGCCATCGAGTTCTACAAGAAAGCCTTCGGTGCCACTGAAGTCATGCGCCTGTCCATGCCCGACGGCGGCATCGGCCACGCCGAACTGCGCATCGGCGATTGCCCGATCATGCTCGGTACGCCGTGCGACCAGGGGCCGTTGAGCAATCCGGACACGTCACCGTCCGTGGGCTTGCACCTGTATGTGAACGATGTGGACACGTCTTACAAACAGGCGATTGCGGCCGGCGGCACGGTGGTGTCCGAGGTCAAGGATCAGTTTTATGGCGACCGTTCGGGAACCTTGAAGGATCCCTATGGGCATTTGTGGTTTCTGGCGACACGCAAGGAGGATTTGAGTCAGGAGCAGATTGAGCAGCGGGCTAAGGAGATGTTTAAGCAGGGT
This genomic window contains:
- a CDS encoding cysteine desulfurase family protein; translation: MNKRPLYFDYAATTPVDERVIHVMVECLGFSGNFGNPASSSHAFGQQARQTVEQARKQVAELVGAQADQIVWTSGATESNNLALKGVAQARGISGGHVITSQIEHKAILDTAKQLQDAGVAVTYLVPDEEGLITAQAVSEAMREDTFLVSLMLVNNELGTLNDIAAIGEVVRARDALFHVDAAQGAGKVAIDLTRLPVDLMSFSAHKIYGPKGIGALYVGPRAQQRLQAQIHGGGHEGGLRSGTLATHQIAAMGVAFALAAQLFDEEKATIARLRERLLEPLLSIPGVRLNGSATQRIPHTLSLTFNEGEFNSAALSTSIAFSATSACNSASNAPSHVLLALGHDARSASRTIRLSLGRFTTEQDIDQAVHLIKAACASAPAFWQ
- a CDS encoding LysE family translocator; the protein is MTLSLDLLLGFALFALVTSITPGPNNTMLLASGVNFGFNRTIPHMLGITCGFFVLVVAVGFGLGAVFQTYPLLYTVLRYVGAAYLLYLAWKIAHSGPVSEGEQGESKPISYLGAAAFQWVNPKAWIMAIGAISTYTPMQGYFTNVVVIAAVFALINLPSVGVWAACGTLLRNVLKDRRWLRLFNWGMAALLVVSLYPLLLESFS
- the msuE gene encoding FMN reductase; this encodes MSRPLKVVALSGGTWRPSRTLVLTQALLAELAGQLPIESKLIELGDIARPLGAALSRQELSADIEAELQAIENADLLIVAAPVYRGSYPGLLKHLFDLIDLNALIDTPVLLAATGGSERHALVLDHQLRPLFSFFQALTLPIGVYATEADFANYQITSEPLKARIRLAAERAAPLFGVHPKNLLKIA
- the ssuD gene encoding FMNH2-dependent alkanesulfonate monooxygenase, which codes for MDVFWFLPTHGDGHYLGTTQGARPVTLNYLKQVAQAADSLGYHGVLIPTGRSCEDSWVIASALVPLTERLRYLVAIRPGIISPTVSARMAATLDRLSNGRLLINVVTGGDPDENRGDGIFLDHSERYEVTDEFLKIWRRVLQGEAVDFEGKHLQVQNAKALYPPVQKPYPPLYFGGSSEAAHELAAEQVDVYLTWGEPPAAVAEKLADVRERAARNGRTVKFGIRLHVIVRETAEEAWKAADKLIEHISDETIAAAQKSFSRFDSEGQRRMAALHDGRRDNLEIAPNLWAGVGLVRGGAGTALVGDPLQVAARIKEYADLGIESFIFSGYPHLEEAYRFAELVFPLLPEPYASLAGRGVTNLTGPFGEMIANDVLPAKATA
- a CDS encoding acyl-CoA dehydrogenase family protein, which produces MTAKPQSALISPLQTARRLAAEFALTAVERDERGGTPKAERDALRHSGLLALSIPVQYGGLGASWSDTLTIVREFAKVDSSIAHVFGFHHLMLATVRLFARPEQWQPWFEQTARKNWFWGNALNPLDTRTVVKKLSGWREFSGKKSFCSGASDSEMLIASAVDESAGGKLLIAAIPSGRSGITLHNDWNNMGQRQTDSGSATFERVRVEESELLLDPGPLSTPFACLRPLIAQLTFTHMFLGIAEGAFEEARQYTLTETRPWHKSSAQDVRQDPYVLGHYGEFWVALEGVRLLVERAADLLDKAWAKGPNLSAEERGHLATAIATAKVAATRNGLELCSRLFEVTGARSTHASLRLDRHWRNLRTQTLHDPVDYKLHELGDWALNQSLPIPTFYS
- a CDS encoding sigma-54 interaction domain-containing protein gives rise to the protein MQLLTLPPSPALATSIRATAQVFEDPKSQALLAHIQQVAPSEASVLIIGETGTGKELVARHIHNLSARRNRPFVAVNCGAFSESLVEAELFGHEKGAFTGALSAKAGWFEEADGGTLFLDEIGDLPMAIQVKLLRVLQEREVVRLGSRKSIPINVRVLAATNVQLEKAINAGHFREDLYYRLDVVSLELSPLRDRPDDILPLTRHFVEAYSQRLGYGTVTISKEAELKLRSYSWPGNIRELENVIHHTLLICRNGVIERDDLRLSNMRIERQDDHHAGVDDSPEALLDRAFQKLFEEQAGALHEKVEDALLRAAYRFSHYNQVHTAALLGLSRNVTRTRLIKIGELAVNKRRPTENVQGERLMQLSI
- a CDS encoding antibiotic biosynthesis monooxygenase; the protein is MQAPEKNRSFTQLIEFEIEPHQQPALVSALSQQTERLAQGYSGFLSASIQASDDGRRVLNYLQWQSREAGEAAFRSFESGEQDFWQLIRAHQAKTVIFGSFQVLHSLERSHDDALHCNLVG
- the soxR gene encoding redox-sensitive transcriptional activator SoxR → MITSENLHKELTVGQLAARSGVAVTALHFYEARGLIKSNRNQGNQRRYPREVLRRVALIKVAQRLGIPLAEIGEALKILPDNRAPTAADWKVLSAQWSRELDERINQLTLLRDKLNGCIGCGCLSMEACPLRNFGDVLGEQGPGAQLLE
- a CDS encoding MetQ/NlpA family ABC transporter substrate-binding protein, which codes for MKKTLAILAALVSLSVHANEKLTVGATPVPHAEILEFVKPTLAKEGVDLDIKVFTDFIQPNQQLALKNLDANYYQYRPFLDDYNKTRHTDLVPVVGVHIEPFGAYSTKIKNISELKDGATVSIPNDPVNTGRALVLLHEAGLIKLKDPSNTLATQRDIIENPKHLKIRELEGALLARSVSQVDLAFVFANYALEAGIDTNSALIVEKGKSLYIEFLVARPDNINDPGLQKLAKALNSDEVRQFILTRYKGQIAPGF
- a CDS encoding methionine ABC transporter permease, which translates into the protein MAELFKNIYWADIGQACLDTLSMLGAALGFTVLLGLPLGVVLFLTGKRQLHEAIGVYRVLSVIVNTLRSLPFIILLIVLIPLTTLLVGTSLGVPGTIPPLVVGCTPFFARLVETALREVDRGVVEATQSMGGTTWQIIRHTLLPEARGGLLAAVTVTAIVLVDYTAMAGVIGGGGLGDLAIRYGYQRFQTDVMVVTVVLLLILVQALQMTGDRLVARYSRR
- a CDS encoding SfnB family sulfur acquisition oxidoreductase, producing the protein MPESAVYPINPPAAHRIADEAEALRVAERVAAVLLEQDAERDRSRQVPAEIVDLYSNSGLWGISVPKEFGGAQVSYAVLAQVIAIISAADPSLGQIPQNHYCLLEDIRLQGTPEQQAHFFGLALQGHRFANALSETGGKNVQDIQATIRRYGDGHVIDGRKGYCTGSLYAHWLAVLALDEEQKGQLSFVERGTQGLVIVDDWDSIGQRTTSSGTVLAEDLHVAAFNVFPTWRSYESPTLAGPFAQLTTAAIDAGIARAALRDTIAFVQQSARPWIDAGVEKASEDPLTIIQVGGLEIRLEAAEALLERAGWALDAARPAPDEDNVAQASLAVAKAKVLTTEITIEASNKLFELGGTRSTLKKHNFDRHWRNARVHTLHDPVRWKYHVVGNWLLNGVKPPRHDWS
- a CDS encoding VOC family protein; protein product: MSVKPIPEGYHSITPYLGIQKAAEAIEFYKKAFGATEVMRLSMPDGGIGHAELRIGDCPIMLGTPCDQGPLSNPDTSPSVGLHLYVNDVDTSYKQAIAAGGTVVSEVKDQFYGDRSGTLKDPYGHLWFLATRKEDLSQEQIEQRAKEMFKQG